From Toxorhynchites rutilus septentrionalis strain SRP chromosome 2, ASM2978413v1, whole genome shotgun sequence, a single genomic window includes:
- the LOC129771602 gene encoding frizzled-2, with the protein MTRKTISSVTAVWPLLLLLCSSRADSSYYGGAGVSPAPHLPAIPKDPHSRCEEITIPMCRGIGYNLTSFPNEMNHETQEEAGLEVHQFWPLVEIKCSPDLKFFLCSMYTPICIEDYHKPLPVCRSVCERARAGCAPIMQQYSFSWPERMACENLPVSGDSDNLCMEQPSEDDGSHSSSGGGGGGGSGGGGSHSKPTRKSSHSSTAGGAASGQNNKCKGKNSKNCQNPPGERTKECMCRCREPLVTLGKEKLLHNQSVERVGDVINCAIPCRGAFFSQEEKDFAGVWIALWSGLCGISTLMTLTTFLIDTERFKYPERPIVFLSACYFIVSCGYLTRLFLGHEEIACDGRGIKYPSMGQSSCTMVFIMIYFFGMASSIWWVILSFTWFLAAGLKWGNEAISKHSQYFHLAAWLIPTVQTVSVLLRPAVDGDPIAGICYVGNTSVENLKNFVLAPLFVYLVVGTTFLMAGFVSLFRIRSVIKQQGGIGAGSKADKLEKLMIRIGIFSVLYTVPATIVIGCHLYEANYFEDWMTGLTCPCKAATGIKQKPLYSVLMLKYFMALAVGITSGVWIWSGKTVESWRRLWRRLFGSPDLTGAGQVLIKPRPPLPQPYATSGIGVPGSAAASLLATPYTQTVGSVASTSHHHLHHHVLKQTPLSHV; encoded by the coding sequence ATGACACGAAAAACGATCAGCTCGGTGACGGCGGTGTggccactgctgctgctgctgtgcaGTAGCCGAGCCGATTCCAGCTACTATGGGGGGGCCGGCGTAAGCCCTGCGCCCCATCTGCCGGCGATACCCAAAGATCCGCACTCGCGATGCGAGGAAATCACAATTCCGATGTGTCGCGGCATCGGCTACAATCTGACCTCGTTCCCGAACGAGATGAACCACGAGACGCAGGAGGAAGCCGGCCTGGAGGTGCATCAGTTCTGGCCACTGGTGGAAATTAAATGTTCGCCGGATCTCAAATTTTTCCTCTGTTCGATGTACACTCCGATCTGCATCGAAGACTACCACAAGCCGCTGCCGGTGTGCCGATCGGTGTGCGAACGGGCACGGGCCGGATGTGCGCCCATCATGCAGCAGTACAGCTTCAGCTGGCCCGAACGGATGGCATGTGAAAATTTGCCCGTTTCTGGTGACAGCGACAATCTTTGCATGGAACAACCCAGCGAAGACGATGGCAGTCATTCATCATCCGGTGGGGGCGGTGGAGGTGGCAGTGGCGGAGGTGGTTCCCATTCGAAACCCACCCGAAAATCATCCCACAGCTCAACAGCTGGTGGAGCAGCCTCCGGCCAAAACAACAAATGCAAAGGCAAGAATTCAAAAAACTGCCAAAATCCCCCAGGGGAAAGAACAAAAGAGTGCATGTGCCGGTGTCGGGAGCCACTGGTGACCCTGGGGAAGGAAAAACTACTGCACAACCAAAGTGTCGAAAGGGTCGGCGACGTCATAAACTGCGCGATCCCGTGTCGGGGGGCGTTCTTCAGCCAGGAGGAAAAGGACTTCGCCGGGGTGTGGATCGCGCTCTGGTCCGGCCTCTGCGGCATAAGCACACTAATGACACTAACCACGTTCCTCATCGACACCGAAAGATTCAAGTATCCTGAGCGGCCGATCGTGTTCCTGTCCGCGTGTTACTTCATCGTCTCCTGCGGTTATCTGACGCGACTCTTCCTCGGCCACGAGGAAATCGCCTGCGACGGGAGGGGAATCAAGTATCCGTCGATGGGACAGAGCTCGTGCACCATGGTGTTCATCATGATCTACTTCTTCGGGATGGCTTCCTCGATCTGGTGGGTGATCCTTTCGTTCACCTGGTTCCTCGCCGCCGGCCTCAAGTGGGGCAACGAAGCGATCTCGAAGCACTCGCAGTACTTCCATCTGGCCGCGTGGTTGATTCCGACGGTGCAAACCGTGTCGGTTCTACTCCGGCCGGCTGTGGATGGGGATCCGATCGCGGGTATTTGCTACGTTGGCAACACATCGGTTGAGAACCTGAAGAACTTCGTGTTGGCACCACTATTCGTATACTTGGTGGTGGGAACGACTTTCCTGATGGCTGGGTTCGTATCACTGTTCCGAATCCGTTCGGTCATAAAACAGCAGGGTGGAATCGGAGCCGGCTCGAAGGCGGACAAACTGGAGAAGCTGATGATTCGGATAGGGATATTCAGCGTGTTGTACACCGTCCCGGCGACCATAGTGATCGGATGCCATCTGTACGAGGCGAACTACTTCGAGGATTGGATGACCGGGTTGACGTGTCCGTGCAAGGCGGCAACCGGAATCAAGCAGAAGCCCCTGTACTCGGTGCTGATGCTGAAGTACTTCATGGCCCTGGCGGTGGGTATCACATCCGGGGTGTGGATTTGGTCCGGCAAAACGGTCGAATCGTGGCGACGACTGTGGAGACGGCTGTTCGGTTCGCCCGACCTAACCGGTGCCGGCCAGGTGCTGATAAAACCTCGCCCACCACTGCCTCAGCCGTACGCAACATCGGGCATCGGAGTACCGGGATCGGCGGCGGCTTCGCTTCTGGCCACACCCTACACCCAAACCGTCGGCAGTGTGGCGTCCACTAGTCATCACCATCTGCACCATCACGTTCTCAAGCAAACCCCGCTGAGTCACGTATGA